The following proteins are co-located in the Desulfonatronum sp. SC1 genome:
- a CDS encoding nitrogenase component 1, giving the protein MKKAEPFVSTTNACKMCTPLGAAMAFKGLEGCVPFLHGSQGCATYMRRYIISHFREPMDIASSSLGEKDAVYGGKANLMQGLLNVIGKYKAPAVGIATTCLTETIGDDVPTILHEFRKEHLTSLNGQMPALIHVSTPSYGGSHMEGFHAAVRSMVAQLADPETAKHRGINLFSGFVSPEDIRHLQDIFAHFGLSATLLPDYSETLDGPALEDYQNIPGGGTPLDAVRAMPGAGASIEFGRTIKPERSAGAVLRDMYGVPLHSLGLPIGLRESDALFTTLETLAGCSAPRRYALERGRLLDAMVDGHKYVAGKKAIIYGEEDLVVGLTSFLSEIGIKPVLVASGGESGLLAEAVAAVTGEFPGDPPLVRDGVDFYQIVAEAEALEPDLVVGNSKGYRELARARNIPLIRVGFPIHDRFGSQRVLHLGYKGALNLYDLIVNALIEKKQEDSPIGYGYI; this is encoded by the coding sequence ATGAAAAAAGCCGAACCTTTCGTCTCCACCACCAACGCCTGCAAGATGTGTACGCCCCTGGGCGCGGCCATGGCTTTCAAGGGCCTGGAAGGCTGTGTGCCATTTCTGCACGGCTCCCAAGGCTGCGCCACCTATATGCGCCGGTACATCATCAGTCACTTCCGCGAACCCATGGACATTGCCTCCTCCAGCCTGGGCGAAAAGGATGCGGTCTACGGCGGCAAAGCCAATCTGATGCAAGGCCTGCTCAATGTCATCGGCAAGTACAAGGCCCCTGCCGTGGGCATCGCCACCACCTGCCTGACCGAGACCATCGGCGACGACGTGCCCACGATCCTGCACGAGTTCAGGAAAGAGCACCTGACCAGTCTGAACGGTCAGATGCCCGCACTGATTCACGTCAGCACCCCGTCCTACGGTGGATCGCACATGGAAGGCTTTCACGCCGCGGTCCGGTCCATGGTCGCTCAGTTGGCCGACCCGGAGACCGCAAAGCACCGTGGGATCAATCTCTTTTCCGGCTTTGTCTCGCCGGAGGACATCCGGCATCTCCAGGATATTTTCGCCCATTTCGGCCTTTCTGCGACCCTCCTGCCGGACTACTCCGAAACCCTGGATGGCCCGGCCCTGGAAGACTACCAGAATATTCCCGGAGGCGGGACACCTTTGGACGCGGTTCGGGCCATGCCCGGAGCCGGGGCGAGCATCGAGTTCGGGCGGACCATCAAGCCCGAGCGCAGCGCCGGGGCCGTGCTCCGAGATATGTACGGCGTGCCGCTGCACTCCCTGGGCCTGCCCATCGGCCTGCGGGAAAGCGACGCTTTGTTCACTACCCTGGAAACCCTGGCCGGATGCTCGGCCCCACGACGGTACGCCTTGGAACGGGGCCGGCTTTTGGACGCCATGGTCGACGGCCACAAGTACGTGGCCGGGAAAAAGGCCATTATTTACGGCGAAGAAGATCTGGTGGTGGGCTTGACCTCGTTTTTGAGCGAGATCGGCATCAAGCCGGTCCTGGTGGCCTCCGGCGGGGAATCCGGCTTGTTGGCCGAAGCCGTGGCCGCGGTGACCGGGGAATTTCCCGGCGACCCGCCCCTGGTCCGCGACGGGGTGGATTTCTACCAGATCGTGGCAGAGGCCGAAGCCCTGGAGCCGGACCTGGTGGTCGGCAACAGCAAGGGCTACCGCGAGCTGGCCCGGGCCAGAAACATCCCCCTGATCCGCGTCGGCTTCCCCATCCACGACCGCTTCGGCTCCCAACGCGTCCTGCACCTGGGCTATAAGGGAGCACTCAATCTCTACGACCTGATCGTCAATGCGCTGATCGAGAAAAAACAGGAAGATTCGCCCATTGGGTACGGGTATATATGA
- a CDS encoding radical SAM protein, with protein sequence MNTPDSTKHPCFNIAVKGECGRIHLPVAPKCNIMCNYCNRKYDCMNESRPGVTSAVLKPHQAVEYLARVLEKEPRVTVVGIAGPGDPFANSEETLETLRLIRERFPQMLFCLSSNGLGVPAHLDRLKDLGVTHMTITVNAVDPEIGKEFYSWVRDGKKIYRGLDAAKLMWRRQEAAIRGLKQRGITVKVNTIVTPGVNDQHVEAIAAKMRELDVDLLNCMPLYPTAETIFEDVREPSKEELERIRTMAEVYLPQMRHCKRCRADAVGLLDQDKSPEFASCLSACSKTLPPMRTEDRPYVAVASMEGVLINQHLGEAPSLQIWGRENGRYTMLEVRTAPPKGGAANRWYALADLLKDCRAVLVSGVGDTPMAILSEEGVTPLEMSGFIQEGLEAVYATGNITAFKRRREGKACKTMACTGDGGGCG encoded by the coding sequence ATGAACACTCCAGATAGCACAAAGCACCCTTGTTTCAACATCGCCGTGAAAGGCGAATGCGGGCGGATTCATCTTCCGGTCGCGCCTAAATGCAATATCATGTGCAATTACTGCAATCGGAAATACGACTGCATGAACGAATCCCGTCCAGGAGTGACCTCCGCGGTGCTCAAGCCGCATCAGGCCGTGGAGTATCTGGCCCGGGTTCTGGAGAAGGAGCCGCGAGTCACGGTGGTGGGCATCGCGGGCCCCGGGGATCCTTTCGCCAATTCCGAGGAAACGCTGGAAACCCTGCGTTTGATCAGAGAGCGCTTTCCCCAGATGCTGTTCTGCTTGTCCAGCAACGGGCTGGGCGTTCCGGCGCACTTGGACAGGCTGAAGGACCTCGGCGTGACGCACATGACCATCACGGTCAATGCCGTGGACCCAGAGATCGGCAAGGAATTTTACTCCTGGGTCCGGGACGGGAAAAAAATATATCGCGGCCTGGACGCGGCCAAACTGATGTGGCGGCGGCAGGAGGCGGCCATCCGGGGGCTCAAGCAGCGGGGCATCACGGTCAAGGTGAACACCATCGTCACCCCGGGCGTCAACGACCAGCACGTGGAGGCCATCGCGGCCAAGATGCGCGAACTGGACGTGGATCTGCTGAACTGCATGCCCTTGTATCCGACCGCGGAAACCATTTTCGAGGATGTTCGAGAACCCAGCAAAGAGGAGCTGGAGCGTATCCGGACCATGGCCGAAGTCTACCTGCCCCAGATGCGCCACTGCAAGCGCTGCCGAGCCGACGCCGTGGGCCTGCTGGATCAGGACAAATCACCGGAATTCGCCTCCTGTCTGAGTGCCTGCTCCAAGACCCTGCCTCCCATGCGCACCGAGGACAGGCCCTATGTGGCCGTGGCCAGCATGGAAGGCGTGCTGATCAATCAGCACCTGGGCGAAGCCCCGTCCCTCCAAATTTGGGGCCGGGAAAACGGCCGTTACACCATGCTGGAGGTTCGCACCGCTCCGCCCAAGGGAGGTGCGGCCAATCGCTGGTACGCCCTGGCTGATCTGCTCAAGGACTGCCGGGCCGTGCTGGTCTCCGGAGTAGGAGACACGCCCATGGCTATCCTCAGCGAAGAGGGAGTCACCCCGCTGGAAATGAGCGGATTCATCCAGGAGGGCCTGGAAGCGGTCTACGCCACCGGAAACATCACCGCGTTCAAACGCCGTCGCGAAGGCAAGGCCTGCAAGACCATGGCCTGTACCGGAGACGGGGGAGGCTGTGGCTGA
- a CDS encoding GGDEF domain-containing protein yields the protein MLMSTPQSQFSILSAGLSPRQEEDIQAILGPDYSLERYQPSGKNKSTNTRQRLMTLISWKGVNARISAFQRGEFQEDDAPPRVLILDSEVAQADLERVVDAGFAAVLRYPFESERVRELVRDFQESQGLYKDLFHMAREICLEREILSRQADLLQFFNKILTNASFSLDSVEILHQAYQDLQILLPVKGVDAIFWQKSREQQMEAELFIHEYSGKVIQDKMIGFLLENAAKYADESMDSYHVNFMSKMDGDEKLMEIRDEDVLVLPLRFGGKSFGCISIASERIARLGRDRLQTILAAVNHLALALRNALLYREMRTRADRDALTRLPNRHFFDERLVQELKRHQRYRNPLSLMVMDLDHFKRINDTFGHQAGDMVLRDVGRLLQDMLRSSDLAARYGGEEFVLLLSHTTEEQAWVLAERIRDAIAKRRFNFKGKFFRVTVSIGIASLETGLFGQNVDLFAEADAALYRAKAGGRNMVCLAGEEDDEEPCRKYA from the coding sequence ATGCTAATGAGCACCCCGCAAAGCCAATTCAGCATCCTCTCCGCTGGTCTGAGCCCAAGGCAGGAAGAGGATATCCAGGCCATCCTCGGTCCGGATTATTCCTTGGAACGATACCAGCCTTCAGGGAAGAACAAATCGACCAACACTAGACAGCGGCTTATGACCCTGATTTCCTGGAAAGGGGTCAACGCGCGGATTTCCGCTTTTCAACGCGGAGAGTTTCAGGAAGACGACGCGCCTCCTCGGGTGTTGATCCTGGACTCCGAAGTGGCCCAGGCCGACCTGGAGCGGGTCGTGGATGCCGGTTTCGCGGCTGTTTTACGCTACCCCTTCGAGTCGGAGCGGGTCAGGGAGCTTGTGAGGGATTTTCAAGAATCACAAGGATTGTACAAAGACCTGTTCCACATGGCCCGGGAAATCTGCCTGGAACGAGAAATCCTGTCTCGCCAGGCGGACTTGCTGCAATTTTTTAACAAGATCCTGACTAACGCCAGCTTTTCCTTGGACTCTGTGGAGATTCTGCATCAAGCCTATCAGGATCTGCAAATACTGCTTCCGGTCAAGGGCGTGGACGCGATATTCTGGCAGAAGAGCCGGGAACAACAGATGGAAGCGGAACTGTTCATTCACGAATATTCAGGAAAGGTCATTCAAGACAAAATGATCGGGTTTCTACTGGAGAATGCGGCAAAATACGCCGATGAGTCAATGGATAGTTATCACGTCAACTTTATGTCCAAAATGGACGGCGACGAGAAATTGATGGAAATTCGCGACGAGGATGTCCTCGTATTGCCTTTGCGCTTCGGAGGCAAAAGCTTCGGCTGCATCAGCATCGCCTCGGAAAGAATTGCCCGGTTGGGCCGAGATCGACTGCAGACCATCCTGGCTGCCGTGAACCATCTGGCCCTGGCCCTGCGGAATGCGCTGCTGTACCGGGAAATGCGCACTCGAGCAGACCGGGACGCCTTGACCCGCTTGCCCAATCGTCATTTTTTTGACGAACGACTGGTCCAGGAACTCAAACGCCATCAGCGTTACCGCAATCCCCTGTCTTTGATGGTCATGGACCTGGACCATTTCAAACGGATCAACGACACCTTTGGCCACCAGGCCGGAGACATGGTCCTGCGGGACGTCGGGCGCTTGCTGCAGGACATGCTGCGCAGCTCCGATCTCGCGGCCAGGTACGGAGGAGAAGAGTTCGTGCTGCTGCTCTCCCATACCACGGAAGAGCAGGCTTGGGTTCTGGCCGAACGCATCCGCGATGCCATTGCCAAACGTCGTTTCAATTTCAAGGGAAAATTCTTCAGGGTCACCGTAAGCATCGGCATTGCCTCCCTGGAAACAGGCCTTTTCGGGCAAAACGTCGATCTCTTCGCCGAAGCCGACGCCGCACTGTACCGGGCCAAGGCCGGCGGACGAAATATGGTCTGTTTGGCCGGCGAGGAGGACGACGAGGAGCCGTGCCGGAAATACGCTTGA